In Salinisphaera sp. LB1, one genomic interval encodes:
- a CDS encoding AraC family transcriptional regulator, translating to MSQHLRNRLYETPWQSGFSFLDASFKGHPFGKHTHNAFAIGVMTAGVGGYSSKGASFVFPSHTLSLMNPEQSHDGYALQGRLEYKMLYITEQALGRLLPRRPRKGFDTTDPRDDDQRVERAFTSLAKRLEHPAHHGWELAFDGELIDTLDWLFVRYGRERPVRAGQEPEAVRRVREYLDAMSVLDADDRMTGLDRVVTLESLGAMVNLHPHYLLNAFRRVMGVPPYQYFVQRRVERGRELLRRGYTSTEVAFRLGFYDQAHWIRSFKRILGVTPRRVIFQR from the coding sequence ATGAGTCAGCACTTACGAAACCGGCTCTACGAAACCCCGTGGCAATCAGGTTTCAGCTTTCTGGATGCCAGCTTCAAGGGACACCCCTTCGGAAAGCACACTCATAACGCATTCGCTATCGGTGTCATGACCGCGGGGGTCGGCGGCTACAGCAGCAAGGGCGCATCCTTTGTATTCCCGTCCCATACGCTGTCATTGATGAACCCGGAGCAGTCCCATGATGGGTATGCGCTCCAGGGCCGGCTTGAGTACAAGATGCTCTATATCACGGAGCAGGCCCTGGGGCGCCTGCTGCCAAGACGACCACGAAAAGGCTTCGATACAACGGATCCGCGCGACGATGATCAACGCGTCGAACGCGCGTTCACGTCACTCGCGAAGCGGCTGGAACACCCGGCTCATCACGGATGGGAGCTGGCATTCGATGGCGAGCTGATCGATACGCTCGACTGGCTATTTGTGCGTTACGGCCGTGAGCGGCCAGTCCGTGCCGGCCAGGAACCCGAGGCCGTGCGCCGGGTCCGCGAGTACCTGGACGCCATGTCGGTACTGGATGCCGATGATCGAATGACCGGCCTGGATCGAGTCGTCACACTCGAATCTCTCGGGGCCATGGTTAACCTGCACCCGCACTATCTTCTCAACGCATTTCGACGTGTCATGGGTGTTCCGCCCTACCAATATTTTGTGCAGCGCCGCGTTGAAAGGGGTCGCGAACTCCTTCGGCGCGGCTATACCTCGACGGAGGTCGCGTTTCGGCTCGGCTTTTATGACCAGGCGCACTGGATCAGAAGTTTCAAACGGATTCTGGGCGTGACGCCGCGTCGCGTGATATTCCAACGGTAG
- a CDS encoding LysE family translocator produces the protein MSVAIAQPSAAVTTLSMAGFALATSASPGPVNVICAMSGARYGPVRSLRYVFGATFGFVAQLILAGVGLAGIVGNNPLISKTLTAVGSVYMLYLAYQIARSAGEIESKRIERVPGLAAGALAQWANPKAWIVSVSGISIYVATKQAYIPWLLVFSALFLCICAVSLWTWTMLGNALSRRTGNVRILNRAMAVLLGISVIMLVQETFGLQ, from the coding sequence GTGAGTGTCGCGATAGCTCAGCCCAGTGCCGCCGTGACGACGCTATCGATGGCGGGCTTTGCCTTGGCAACATCGGCGTCGCCGGGCCCGGTCAACGTCATCTGCGCGATGTCCGGCGCGCGCTACGGCCCCGTCAGAAGCCTGCGTTACGTGTTCGGCGCAACATTTGGATTCGTAGCGCAGTTGATCCTCGCGGGAGTGGGGCTTGCCGGCATCGTGGGCAACAACCCGCTCATTTCGAAAACACTCACTGCGGTCGGTAGTGTCTACATGCTGTATCTGGCTTACCAGATTGCCCGATCGGCCGGCGAAATCGAAAGCAAACGGATTGAGCGAGTTCCAGGCCTCGCCGCTGGCGCGCTCGCGCAATGGGCGAACCCTAAGGCGTGGATTGTGTCCGTTTCCGGGATATCGATTTATGTTGCGACCAAGCAAGCCTACATACCTTGGCTTCTGGTGTTTTCGGCACTTTTCCTATGTATCTGCGCTGTGTCGCTCTGGACCTGGACCATGCTGGGAAATGCGCTGTCCCGGCGTACCGGCAACGTCCGAATTCTGAACCGTGCGATGGCAGTCTTGCTGGGCATATCGGTGATTATGCTCGTTCAGGAAACCTTCGGCTTGCAATAG